One Oncorhynchus clarkii lewisi isolate Uvic-CL-2024 chromosome 28, UVic_Ocla_1.0, whole genome shotgun sequence genomic region harbors:
- the LOC139387598 gene encoding prostaglandin G/H synthase 2-like — protein MNRVICIILLLTVGLYFCEGVDPCCAQPCENRGLCNSKGFDNYECDCTRTGYYGKNCTTPEFLTWIKISLKPAPNTIHYILTHYKGLWNVINKITFVRNAIMSYVLTSRSHLVDSPPTYNADYGYKSWEAYSNLSHYTRTLPPLPKDCPTPMGTAGRAVLPDVKLVVEKVLLRKRFIPDPQGSNLMFAFFAQHFTHQFFKSDFMKGPAFTKALGHGVDLNHVYGDTLERQHKLRLFKDGKLKYRVLNGEVYPPLVREVGAEMHYPPQVPEEHRFAVGHEHFGLVPGLMMYATIWLREHNRVCDVLRQEHPEWDDERIFQTTRLILIGETIKIVIEDYVQHLSGYHFQLKFDPELLFNQRFQYQNRIAAEFNTLYHWHPLMPETFSIEDRAYTYPQFVFNNSLVTEHGINNLVESFTKQIAGRVAGGRNLPLALVGVAAKALEHSRDMRYQSLNAYRKRFNMRAYTSFEDLTGETELAAELESLYGDVDAVELYPGLLVERPRPNAVFGETMVEMGAPYSLKGLLGNPICSPEYWMPSTFGGSVGFDIVNTASLERLVCSNVKGSCPMVSFQVPDFLRAFESASVNTSEAHLSDMNPGVLFKERTSEL, from the exons ATGAATAGAGTAATCTGTATAATTTTGCTCTTGACTGTGGGGCTCTACTTCTGCGAAGGAG TTGATCCTTGCTGTGCACAGCCTTGTGAAAATAGGGGGTTATGTAATTCAAAAGGCTTTGACAACTATGAGTGCGACTGCACAAGGACTGGATATTATGGAAAGAACTGCACAACTc CTGAATTCCTAACATGGATAAAAATATCATTGAAACCAGCTCCGAACACTATTCACTACATCCTTACTCACTACAAAGGGTTGTGGAACGTCATCAACAAGATCACCTTTGTGAGAAACGCTATAATGAGCTATGTCCTGACAT CCCGCTCACATTTGGTGGACAGCCCACCGACTTACAATGCTGATTATGGCTACAAGAGCTGGGAGGCCTACTCCAATCTGTCCCACTACACACGGACGCTCCCCCCATTGCCAAAGGACTGCCCTACACCTATGGGAACCGCAG GAAGAGCAGTGCTCCCGGATGTCAAGCTCGTGGTGGAGAAGGTTTTGTTGAGGAAGCGGTTCATTCCGGATCCTCAGGGTTCCAATCTCATGTTCGCCTTCTTCGCCCAGCACTTCACCCACCAGTTCTTCAAATCAGACTTCATGAAAGGACCAGCTTTCACCAAAGCCTTGGGCCATGGC GTGGACTTAAACCATGTTTACGGAGACACTCTGGAGAGACAGCACAAGCTGAGGCTGTTCAAGGATGGCAAACTGAAGTATCGGGTTTTGAACGGCGAGGTCTACCCCCCATTGGTAAGGGAGGTTGGGGCCGAGATGCACTACCCACCCCAAGTGCCCGAGGAGCACCGCTTCGCTGTGGGCCACGAGCATTTTGGCTTGGTCCCCGGGCTCATGATGTATGCCACCATCTGGCTGCGCGAGCACAACCGTGTCTGTGACGTCCTGAGGCAGGAGCATCCCGAATGGGACGACGAACGCATCTTCCAGACCACACGCCTCATCCTAATTG GCGAGACCATTAAGATCGTGATTGAGGACTATGTCCAGCACCTGAGTGGCTACCACTTCCAGCTCAAGTTCGACCCAGAGCTCCTCTTCAACCAGCGTTTCCAGTACCAGAACCGTATCGCAGCTGAGTTCAATACCCTCTACCACTGGCACCCGCTGATGCCTGAAACCTTCAGCATTGAGGACCGCGCCTACACCTACCCGCAGTTTGTCTTCAACAACTCCCTGGTCACAGAGCACGGCATCAACAACCTGGTGGAGTCCTTCACCAAGCAGATCGCTGGAAGG GTGGCTGGTGGACGGAACCTGCCTCTTGCACTAGTGGGTGTGGCAGCTAAGGCCCTGGAGCACAGCAGAGACATGCGTTACCAGTCCCTCAACGCCTACAGGAAACGCTTCAACATGAGGGCCTACACCTCCTTTGAGGACCTCACAG GAGAGACAGAGCTGGCTGCGGAACTAGAGAGTCTATATGGGGATGTAGATGCTGTGGAGCTGTACCCAGGCCTTCTGGTGGAGCGCCCCAGACCTAACGCTGTTTTCGGGGAGACTATGGTCGAGATGGGTGCACCCTACTCCCTGAAAGGTCTCCTGGGAAACCCCATTTGCTCGCCGGAATACTGGATGCCCAGCACGTTCGGCGGAAGTGTGGGCTTTGACATCGTCAACACTGCTTCATTGGAGAGGCTGGTGTGCAGCAATGTCAAGGGTTCTTGTCCGATGGTGTCCTTTCAAGTGCCTGATTTTTTGAGAGCATTTGAGTCGGCGTCAGTCAACACAAGTGAGGCCCACCTGAGTGACATGAACCCAGGTGTTCTGTTCAAAGAAAGGACTTCAGAGCTTTAA